From Leopardus geoffroyi isolate Oge1 chromosome B4, O.geoffroyi_Oge1_pat1.0, whole genome shotgun sequence, a single genomic window includes:
- the CD27 gene encoding CD27 antigen isoform X2, whose amino-acid sequence MARPPPCWLWILGTLAGLSATLAPQCCPEKHYWAQGQLCCQMCKPGLLIRNCTLTANAECACPKGWQCRDKECTECDPPSNPSLTPRPSQAPGPHPQPTHLPYAKKMPEAGTVRQVQTLADFRRLPVPALSTHGPPQRSLCSTDCIRIFVVLSGMFLAFTMVGALCLHQQRKNGLNKEESPVMPAEPCPYSCPREEEGGAIPIQEDYRKPEPASYP is encoded by the exons ATGGCCCGGCCACCCCCCTGCTGGCTGTGGATTCTGGGGACCCTGGCGGGGCTCTCAGCTACCCTGGCCCCCCAGTGCTGTCCAGAGAAGCATTACTGGGCCCAGGGACAACTGTGCTGCCAGATGTGTAAGCCAG GTCTCCTCATTCGAAACTGCACCCTCACCGCCAATGCAGAGTGTGCCTGCCCCAAGGGCTGGCAGTGCAGGGACAAGGAGTGTACCGAGTGTGATCCTCCTTCAAACCCCTCACTGACACCTCGTCCATCTCAGGCCCCAGGCCCACACCCACAACCCACCCACTTACCTTACGCCAAAA AGATGCCAGAGGCCGGGACAGTCCGGCAGGTGCAAACTCTAGCTGATTTCAGGCGGCTGCCTGTCCCAGCTCTCTCTACCCACGGACCAC CCCAAAGGTCCCTGTGCAGCACAGACTGCATCCGCATCTTTGTGGTCCTCTCTGGAATGTTTCTTGCTTTCACCATGGTCGGAGCCCTGTGCCtccatcaacaaagaaaaaatggactAA ACAAAGAAGAAAGTCCAGTGATGCCTGCAGAGCCTTGTCCTTACAGCTGCcccagggaggaagaggggggcgCCATCCCCATTCAGGAAGACTACCGAAAACCAGAGCCTGCTTCCTACCCCTGA
- the CD27 gene encoding CD27 antigen isoform X1, with translation MARPPPCWLWILGTLAGLSATLAPQCCPEKHYWAQGQLCCQMCKPGTFLVKDCDRHGEAAQCDPCIPGASFSPDHHIRRHCESCRHCNSGLLIRNCTLTANAECACPKGWQCRDKECTECDPPSNPSLTPRPSQAPGPHPQPTHLPYAKKMPEAGTVRQVQTLADFRRLPVPALSTHGPPQRSLCSTDCIRIFVVLSGMFLAFTMVGALCLHQQRKNGLNKEESPVMPAEPCPYSCPREEEGGAIPIQEDYRKPEPASYP, from the exons ATGGCCCGGCCACCCCCCTGCTGGCTGTGGATTCTGGGGACCCTGGCGGGGCTCTCAGCTACCCTGGCCCCCCAGTGCTGTCCAGAGAAGCATTACTGGGCCCAGGGACAACTGTGCTGCCAGATGTGTAAGCCAG GGACTTTCCTGGTGAAGGACTGTGACAGACACGGAGAGGCTGCTCAGTGTGATCCATGCATACCGGGGGCCTCCTTCTCACCAGACCACCACATCCGGCGCCACTGTGAGAGTTGTCGGCATTGTAACTCTG GTCTCCTCATTCGAAACTGCACCCTCACCGCCAATGCAGAGTGTGCCTGCCCCAAGGGCTGGCAGTGCAGGGACAAGGAGTGTACCGAGTGTGATCCTCCTTCAAACCCCTCACTGACACCTCGTCCATCTCAGGCCCCAGGCCCACACCCACAACCCACCCACTTACCTTACGCCAAAA AGATGCCAGAGGCCGGGACAGTCCGGCAGGTGCAAACTCTAGCTGATTTCAGGCGGCTGCCTGTCCCAGCTCTCTCTACCCACGGACCAC CCCAAAGGTCCCTGTGCAGCACAGACTGCATCCGCATCTTTGTGGTCCTCTCTGGAATGTTTCTTGCTTTCACCATGGTCGGAGCCCTGTGCCtccatcaacaaagaaaaaatggactAA ACAAAGAAGAAAGTCCAGTGATGCCTGCAGAGCCTTGTCCTTACAGCTGCcccagggaggaagaggggggcgCCATCCCCATTCAGGAAGACTACCGAAAACCAGAGCCTGCTTCCTACCCCTGA
- the TAPBPL gene encoding LOW QUALITY PROTEIN: tapasin-related protein (The sequence of the model RefSeq protein was modified relative to this genomic sequence to represent the inferred CDS: inserted 1 base in 1 codon), with protein sequence MGAGQGWCLLLCLALSRVAADPEERQWRKVDVVLDCFLVEEDRHPGSLAGSRTTVEALLVLRQVPVLDDGSLEAFTDFQGGTLAKDNPPVTFEASVNLVQIPQAEALLHADCNGKEVSCEISHYFLQATKKASFIANVQVPGGGPSVSMVMKVLRDAENGAVLHPTLKLPLSPQGMVQTAVELQVTTQTPLLNFLLGSSASLHCGFSVAPGLDLTGVEWRLQHKGQGQLVYSWTTGQRQAKRESASLESEQLXPGRDASLTLPSLTLKDEGTYICQITTSLYQAQQIVQLHVQASPKVQLSLTNKALPPTLICNIAGYYPLDVTVTWIREEPGGAPVPVSGASFSSLRQSTAGTYSVSSFLKAEPGPEGTTYTCQVSHISLEEPLRSTAWVAPPEQKTAFGVLLASSLFLLTLLFLGLQRWPAPSPRSAKTLRPSR encoded by the exons ATGGGCGCGGGGCAGGGCTGGTGCCTGCTGCTCTGCCTGGCCCTGTCCCGCGTGGCGGCAGACCCAG AAGAAAGGCAGTGGCGGAAGGTGGATGTGGTCCTAGACTGCTTCCTGGTGGAGGAAGACAGGCACCCTGGAAGTCTTGCCGGCAGTAGGACCACGGTGGAGGCCTTGCTCGTGCTGAGGCAGGTACCAGTGCTGGATGACGGCTCCCTGGAAGCCTTCACTGATTTCCAAGGGGGCACACTGGCCAAAGACAACCCACCTGTTACCTTCGAGGCCTCAG TGAACTTGGTACAGATTCCTCAAGCCGAGGCCTTACTCCATGCTGACTGCAACGGGAAGGAGGTGTCCTGTGAGATCTCCCACTATTTCCTCCAGGCCACTAAGAAAGCTTCGTTCATCGCCAACGTGCAGGTACCCGGAGGGGGACCTAGTGTCTCCATGGTGATGAAGGTTCTCAGGGATGCTGAGAATGGGGCTGTCTTGCACCCCACACTGAAGCTGCCCCTGAGCCCCCAGGGGATGGTGCAGACTGCAg TGGAGCTCCAAGTGACAACACAGACCCCATTGCTGAATTTCCTGCTGGGGTCCTCAGCCTCCCTGCACTGTGGCTTCTCCGTGGCCCCGGGCTTAGACCTGACTGGCGTGGAGTGGCGGCTGCAACATAAGGGCCAAGGCCAGCTGGTGTACAGCTGGACCACGGGGCAGCGGCAGGCCAAGCGGGAGAGTGCCTCCCTGGAGTCAGAGCAGC CTCCTGGCCGGGATGCCTCCCTCACCCTGCCTAGCCTCACCCTGAAGGACGAGGGGACCTACATTTGCCAGATCACCACCTCTCTGTACCAAGCCCAACAGATCGTCCAGCTCCACGTCCAAG CTTCCCCCAAAGTACAACTAAGCTTGACAAACAAAGCGCTGCCACCCACCCTCATCTGCAACATCGCTGGCTATTATCCTCTGGACGTGACTGTGACGTGGATCCGAGAAGAGCCAGGTGGAGCCCCAGTCCCCGTCTCTGGGGCCTCCTTCTCCAGCCTCCGACAAAGCACAGCGGGCACCTACAGCGTCTCCTCCTTCTTGAAGGCAGAACCTGGCCCTGAAGGCACCACTTACACCTGCCAGGTCTCCCACATCTCCCTGGAGGAGCCCCTTAGGTCCACCGCCTGGGTTGCCCCACCAG AGCAGAAAACGGCCTTTGGAGTCCTCTTGGCCAGCAGCCTCTTCCTT